From one Pirellulales bacterium genomic stretch:
- a CDS encoding 2,3-bisphosphoglycerate-independent phosphoglycerate mutase — protein sequence MNTDFDMHELTRSLHCKNDSKIVLLVADGLGGLPMDPGGPTELEAAKTPHLDELAQRGVCGGSIPVKLGIAPGSGPGHLALFGYDPLKYVIGRGALEATGIGFELGPHDVAVRGNYCTLDAAGKISDRRAGRFASEESAPLADKLGAVKIPGVEVFVRPVKEHRFVVVFRGQGLGGDVADTDPQATGVPPLDPVAKPGSEKTAQVAKEFISQARKILAGETKANGLTLRGFAEKPKLPTYEEVYGLKAAAIAVYPMYKGLARLVGMDIVGNAQTLGEQTDVLKRYWTEYDFFFMHFKYTDSTGEDGNFAAKVKRIEELDNALPCITALKPTVLIVTGDHSTPAKLKSHSWHPVPTVLVSDVCRTDGCQKFGESEALRGGLGLFEAKYLMPLALSNAGRMGKYGA from the coding sequence ATGAACACCGATTTCGACATGCACGAGCTGACGCGCTCGCTGCACTGTAAAAACGATTCCAAAATTGTGCTCCTCGTCGCCGATGGTTTAGGCGGCTTACCGATGGATCCGGGCGGGCCGACGGAACTGGAAGCGGCCAAGACGCCGCATCTCGATGAGCTGGCCCAGCGCGGCGTCTGCGGCGGCAGCATTCCGGTGAAGCTGGGCATCGCGCCGGGCAGCGGCCCTGGCCACTTGGCGCTGTTCGGTTACGATCCGCTCAAGTACGTCATTGGCCGCGGCGCGCTGGAAGCCACGGGTATTGGTTTCGAGCTGGGCCCGCACGACGTGGCGGTGCGCGGCAATTATTGCACGCTCGATGCGGCCGGAAAAATCAGCGACCGCCGGGCCGGCCGCTTCGCCAGCGAAGAAAGCGCACCGCTGGCCGACAAACTGGGCGCCGTCAAAATTCCCGGCGTGGAAGTATTTGTGCGACCGGTGAAGGAACATCGCTTTGTCGTCGTTTTCCGCGGACAGGGCCTGGGCGGCGACGTGGCAGATACCGATCCCCAAGCCACCGGCGTGCCGCCGCTCGATCCCGTCGCCAAACCGGGCAGCGAAAAAACGGCGCAGGTGGCCAAAGAGTTCATCTCGCAGGCACGCAAAATTCTCGCTGGTGAAACCAAAGCCAACGGTCTCACGCTGCGGGGCTTTGCCGAAAAACCGAAGCTTCCCACGTACGAAGAAGTGTACGGGCTGAAAGCTGCCGCCATCGCGGTGTATCCCATGTATAAAGGCCTGGCTCGCCTGGTGGGCATGGACATTGTCGGCAACGCCCAAACGCTCGGCGAGCAAACCGACGTGCTCAAACGGTATTGGACCGAGTACGATTTCTTCTTCATGCACTTCAAATACACCGACAGCACCGGCGAAGATGGCAACTTCGCAGCAAAAGTGAAGCGGATTGAAGAACTCGATAATGCCCTGCCCTGCATCACGGCGCTGAAACCCACGGTGCTCATTGTCACGGGCGATCACAGCACGCCAGCCAAGCTGAAAAGTCACAGTTGGCATCCGGTTCCGACGGTGCTGGTTTCAGACGTGTGCCGCACCGACGGCTGCCAAAAATTCGGCGAGAGCGAAGCCCTGCGAGGCGGCCTGGGTCTATTCGAAGCCAAATATCTCATGCCGCTGGCCCTATCCAATGCCGGCCGCATGGGCAAATACGGCGCATAG
- the sufD gene encoding Fe-S cluster assembly protein SufD has translation MSTISSTGFSGETFEEFLAARQEPDWLLKARRTAWQIFQDLPLPSRADEEWMRTDIRLFRLENFGLDRTGLPHFDSLSHVPNQGLLSHGVSLGGQHITTNNHLYFSSLNPKWDARGVVFGSLDSLVHDPKYEGIIKRYLFHAVNFRADKFTALHAACWSGAILVIVPKGVVVNEPLHMVTEIVGGGVDFGHALIILEDGAEATILAENVSDAHPGLHCGAIELIVGPGAKLRYVNLQNWGTGVWHFAHQKAIVEAGGQLQWTIGALGARLAKVNQHVALAGSDAHAQVNGVMFTEGKQHLSYHTLQHHQAPYCKSDLLYKGALQDQSRLVWRGMIKVDHGAQKTDGYQRNDNLMLSDHARADSIPGLEIQADDVRCTHGSTTGRVDDEMIFYAQCRGLTRKEATRMVVAGFFQQVFDRITIDSVREALGEAIGRRIREYA, from the coding sequence ATGAGTACTATTTCCTCTACAGGTTTCAGCGGCGAAACCTTTGAAGAATTTCTCGCCGCTCGCCAGGAACCCGATTGGCTTCTCAAGGCCCGCCGCACAGCTTGGCAGATATTTCAAGATTTACCGCTTCCCAGTCGAGCCGACGAAGAATGGATGCGCACCGACATCCGCCTGTTCCGGCTAGAAAACTTTGGGCTCGACCGGACGGGCTTGCCACATTTCGACTCCTTAAGTCACGTTCCGAACCAAGGGCTGCTAAGCCATGGTGTGTCACTTGGTGGTCAGCATATTACTACGAATAATCACTTGTATTTCTCAAGTCTTAATCCGAAATGGGATGCCCGAGGCGTAGTGTTTGGAAGCCTCGACTCGTTGGTGCATGACCCAAAATACGAAGGCATTATCAAGAGATATTTATTTCACGCTGTTAATTTTCGAGCTGACAAATTTACGGCTCTTCATGCAGCTTGCTGGTCCGGCGCAATACTTGTAATCGTCCCAAAGGGCGTGGTTGTAAATGAACCTCTCCACATGGTTACCGAAATCGTTGGTGGCGGCGTGGATTTTGGGCATGCCTTAATCATTCTCGAAGACGGCGCAGAAGCCACCATATTAGCGGAAAATGTTAGCGATGCGCATCCGGGTCTCCACTGCGGCGCGATCGAGCTGATCGTCGGTCCCGGCGCGAAGCTCCGCTACGTGAATCTGCAAAATTGGGGCACCGGCGTGTGGCATTTCGCCCATCAAAAAGCGATCGTCGAAGCCGGCGGGCAACTGCAATGGACCATTGGCGCGCTGGGCGCGCGGCTGGCCAAAGTCAATCAGCATGTGGCGCTGGCCGGTTCCGATGCCCACGCCCAGGTGAACGGTGTCATGTTCACCGAAGGCAAGCAGCATTTGTCGTATCACACGTTGCAGCATCATCAGGCCCCGTATTGCAAAAGCGATTTGTTGTACAAAGGCGCACTGCAAGATCAATCGCGGCTGGTATGGCGCGGGATGATCAAAGTCGACCACGGCGCTCAAAAAACTGACGGCTACCAGCGCAACGACAACCTGATGCTTTCCGACCATGCCCGGGCCGATTCCATTCCCGGCTTGGAAATTCAGGCCGACGATGTCCGCTGCACGCACGGTTCCACTACCGGCCGGGTGGACGACGAAATGATTTTTTACGCACAGTGCCGGGGTCTGACTCGTAAGGAAGCCACGCGGATGGTCGTGGCCGGCTTCTTCCAGCAAGTGTTCGACCGCATCACCATCGACAGCGTGCGTGAAGCATTGGGCGAAGCCATCGGCCGCCGCATCCGCGAATACGCATGA
- the sufB gene encoding Fe-S cluster assembly protein SufB — MSTEVLDTSVPAEINKYDFRTESKAVFKARKGLDAAVVNQISDIKGEPDWMRQFRLNALEIFNSKPMPRWGGNISLDFQDIYYYLKPTNEQGKTWDEVPEEIKKTFDRLGIPEAEKKYLAGVKAQFESEVIYGSLKEDLARQGVIFTDTDSAVREHPELVRKYFATIIPPADNKFAALNSAVWSGGSFIYVPKGVKIEFPLQAYFRINAESMGQFERTLIIVDEGAQVHYVEGCTAPMYTTESLHSAVVEIVVNKHARCRYTTIQNWANNIYNLVTKRALAYEGALMEWIDGNLGSRLTMKYPAVYMMEPGARGEILSIAFASHGQHQDAGAKLVHCAPDTSGRIISKSISKNGGRASYRGLVKVERGAKRAKSNVVCDALILDSKSRSDTYPYIEVDEQNVQLGHEASVSRISEEQLFYLQSRGLSEAEASTMIVSGFIEPLVKELPMEYAVEMNRLIELQMEGSVG, encoded by the coding sequence ATGTCTACTGAAGTGCTTGATACCTCCGTTCCGGCTGAAATCAACAAGTACGATTTCCGTACGGAGTCCAAGGCCGTGTTCAAAGCCCGCAAGGGGCTGGATGCCGCCGTCGTCAATCAAATTTCCGACATCAAGGGGGAGCCGGATTGGATGCGGCAGTTCCGCCTGAATGCGCTGGAGATTTTCAACTCCAAGCCCATGCCGCGCTGGGGCGGCAACATCAGTCTCGATTTCCAGGACATCTACTACTACCTGAAGCCCACCAACGAGCAGGGCAAAACTTGGGACGAAGTTCCCGAGGAAATCAAAAAGACCTTCGACCGCCTGGGCATTCCCGAGGCCGAGAAAAAATATCTCGCCGGCGTCAAAGCTCAGTTTGAAAGCGAAGTGATTTACGGTTCGCTCAAGGAAGACCTGGCCCGGCAAGGCGTGATTTTCACCGATACCGATTCGGCGGTCCGCGAACATCCCGAATTGGTCCGCAAGTATTTCGCCACCATCATCCCGCCGGCGGACAACAAATTCGCCGCACTCAATTCGGCGGTGTGGTCGGGTGGGTCATTCATTTACGTGCCCAAGGGAGTGAAAATCGAATTCCCGCTGCAAGCTTATTTCCGCATCAACGCCGAAAGCATGGGCCAGTTCGAACGCACGCTGATCATTGTCGACGAAGGGGCCCAAGTGCATTATGTGGAAGGCTGCACCGCTCCCATGTATACCACCGAGAGCCTGCACTCGGCCGTGGTGGAAATTGTGGTGAACAAGCACGCCCGCTGCCGTTACACCACCATCCAAAATTGGGCCAACAACATTTACAACCTCGTCACCAAGCGGGCCCTAGCTTATGAAGGCGCGCTGATGGAATGGATCGACGGCAACCTGGGCAGCCGCCTGACGATGAAATATCCGGCCGTGTACATGATGGAGCCGGGCGCGCGGGGTGAAATTTTGTCGATCGCCTTCGCCTCGCACGGCCAGCATCAAGATGCCGGCGCGAAGTTGGTTCACTGTGCTCCCGACACATCCGGACGCATCATCAGCAAAAGCATTTCCAAAAACGGCGGCCGCGCCAGTTATCGCGGCCTGGTCAAAGTGGAGCGCGGCGCGAAACGAGCCAAATCGAACGTGGTGTGCGACGCCCTGATTCTCGACTCCAAAAGCCGCAGCGACACGTATCCGTATATCGAAGTCGACGAGCAAAACGTCCAGCTTGGCCACGAGGCCAGCGTGTCCCGCATCAGCGAGGAGCAATTGTTCTACCTGCAAAGCCGCGGCCTGTCAGAAGCCGAGGCCAGCACGATGATCGTCTCCGGTTTCATCGAGCCGTTGGTGAAAGAGCTGCCGATGGAATACGCCGTGGAAATGAACCGCCTGATCGAGCTGCAAATGGAAGGCTCGGTGGGGTAA
- the sufC gene encoding Fe-S cluster assembly ATPase SufC: protein MPVALRITDLHVSVGGKPILKGVNLEIRRGEVHALMGPNGSGKSTLGYAIAGHPGYEVTSGKVELIDAEGKVHDVLSMEPNERARHGIFLAFQRPMAIPGVKMADFLRHAATNVRRPDRKEGEELIPMKEFRTELRSKMEQLKINAEFARRYVNEGFSGGEMKRAEILQLAMLQPKFAILDETDSGLDADAVRLASQSIAEIGGAAMGILIITHHEQLLEHNTPLKTHVMLGGRIVETGGPELAAELHKKGYERIRQAYPDAAAEEKAMTAKEPAGIT from the coding sequence ATGCCCGTAGCACTCCGCATTACCGATTTGCACGTCTCCGTAGGCGGTAAGCCGATTCTCAAAGGGGTCAATTTGGAAATTCGCCGCGGCGAAGTTCACGCCCTGATGGGCCCTAACGGTTCCGGAAAAAGCACGCTAGGTTACGCCATCGCCGGTCATCCCGGTTACGAAGTAACCAGTGGCAAAGTCGAACTGATCGACGCCGAAGGCAAAGTTCACGACGTCCTGTCAATGGAGCCGAATGAACGCGCCCGCCACGGAATTTTCCTGGCCTTCCAGCGGCCGATGGCGATTCCCGGCGTGAAAATGGCCGACTTTTTGCGTCACGCCGCCACCAATGTGCGCCGGCCCGATCGCAAAGAAGGGGAAGAGCTGATTCCCATGAAGGAGTTTCGCACCGAACTCCGCTCCAAGATGGAACAACTTAAAATCAACGCCGAGTTCGCCCGCCGCTATGTGAACGAGGGTTTTTCTGGCGGCGAAATGAAACGGGCCGAAATCCTGCAACTGGCTATGTTGCAGCCCAAGTTCGCCATTTTGGACGAAACCGACAGCGGGCTTGACGCCGACGCTGTCCGCCTGGCCAGCCAAAGCATCGCCGAAATCGGCGGCGCGGCTATGGGCATTTTAATTATCACCCATCACGAGCAACTGCTGGAACACAACACACCGCTGAAAACTCATGTGATGCTCGGCGGCCGGATTGTGGAAACGGGCGGCCCAGAACTTGCAGCAGAATTACACAAGAAAGGTTACGAACGCATCCGCCAAGCCTACCCCGACGCCGCCGCGGAAGAAAAAGCGATGACCGCCAAGGAGCCGGCCGGAATTACATGA
- a CDS encoding NADH-quinone oxidoreductase subunit B family protein, producing the protein MTQPWIEGRFEENVITTTVEQAINWARQSSIWPLTFGLACCAIEMMATGASRFDMDRFGAGAFRATPRQADLMIVAGTVTYKMASRVRRLYNMMPDPKFVIAMGACTTGGGPYFKWGYHVVKGVDLVVPVDVYVPGCPPRPEALLEGLMRIQDKIKGHKLTRKPSPELSFAALGEKSEDELPVPHHSGYVQAPEDLPPVYDHQKITG; encoded by the coding sequence ATGACCCAACCTTGGATCGAAGGTCGGTTTGAAGAAAACGTCATCACTACTACAGTGGAGCAGGCCATCAACTGGGCCCGCCAATCGAGCATTTGGCCGCTGACGTTCGGCCTGGCCTGTTGCGCGATCGAAATGATGGCCACCGGCGCCAGCCGCTTCGATATGGACCGTTTCGGCGCCGGCGCCTTCCGCGCCACGCCTCGCCAGGCTGATTTGATGATTGTCGCCGGCACGGTCACGTACAAAATGGCCAGCCGTGTGCGCCGCTTGTACAACATGATGCCCGATCCGAAGTTCGTCATCGCCATGGGAGCGTGCACGACCGGCGGTGGACCGTACTTCAAATGGGGTTACCACGTCGTGAAAGGCGTGGACTTGGTCGTGCCGGTCGACGTGTACGTCCCCGGTTGCCCGCCTCGGCCCGAAGCGCTGCTGGAAGGCCTGATGCGAATTCAAGACAAAATCAAGGGACACAAACTTACAAGGAAACCCTCACCGGAATTGAGCTTTGCCGCCCTGGGCGAAAAAAGCGAAGACGAATTGCCCGTGCCGCACCACAGCGGTTACGTGCAAGCTCCCGAAGATCTTCCGCCCGTTTACGATCACCAAAAAATCACAGGCTAG
- a CDS encoding winged helix-turn-helix transcriptional regulator, which produces MHTETSDTGLIELLQQHGALGIGDLTTAMHVTATAVRQRLNRLMNQGIIKRETAKPLRGRPSHRYSLTEKGRRQTASNFADLTLALWQEVRSIKNPEVRGGVLQRIAKKMAGLYGDRMKGQNTAERMQNVSDLMAERNLPFVVEHRQTADRKDPLPVLTAYACPYPELAEQDRGICAVEKMLFTELLGEKVRLSDCRLDGATCCRFEKN; this is translated from the coding sequence ATGCACACTGAAACCTCCGACACCGGCTTAATCGAGTTGCTCCAGCAGCACGGCGCGCTGGGCATTGGCGATCTCACCACGGCCATGCACGTTACGGCCACGGCTGTGCGGCAACGGCTTAACCGCTTGATGAATCAGGGAATCATTAAACGAGAAACCGCCAAGCCACTTCGGGGCCGGCCCAGTCACCGTTATTCGCTCACCGAAAAGGGCCGTCGACAAACCGCCTCCAATTTCGCCGACTTAACGTTGGCACTGTGGCAGGAAGTTCGTTCGATCAAGAATCCGGAAGTTCGCGGCGGCGTATTGCAGCGGATCGCCAAAAAGATGGCCGGTTTGTATGGCGATCGCATGAAAGGTCAAAACACTGCCGAACGAATGCAAAATGTGTCTGATCTCATGGCGGAGCGCAATTTGCCCTTCGTCGTAGAGCATCGTCAAACCGCCGATCGCAAAGATCCACTACCCGTGCTCACAGCCTACGCTTGCCCGTACCCTGAATTGGCCGAGCAAGACCGGGGCATTTGCGCCGTCGAAAAAATGTTATTTACCGAACTCCTTGGAGAAAAAGTGCGGCTCAGCGATTGCCGCCTGGATGGCGCCACCTGCTGCCGCTTTGAAAAGAATTAG